A window of bacterium contains these coding sequences:
- a CDS encoding ABC transporter ATP-binding protein, with product MVLLVDGLHKSFGGLKAVSDFSTRIRQGEIVSLIGPNGAGKTTIFNLLTGFYVPDGGSIQFHGREIAGQKPHLIAAAGISRTFQNIRLFGRMSVLDNVRLAFHLQKKYNLVDAIIRSKNFQQEEERITGLSLSLLKTFDLTAEQHKLARELPYGLQRRVEIARAVATGARLLLLDEPAAGMNRVETDELMGLIRWIRREFPLTILLIEHQMRMIMEISERIIVLNFGEKIAEGTPEAIQKDPKVIEAYLGGGNRGKGHEGGSQGDDA from the coding sequence ATGGTGCTTCTGGTAGATGGCCTTCACAAATCCTTTGGCGGGTTGAAGGCGGTTTCAGATTTTTCCACCCGCATCAGGCAGGGGGAGATCGTTTCCCTTATCGGGCCCAATGGTGCCGGGAAGACGACCATCTTTAATCTTCTGACCGGATTCTATGTACCGGATGGCGGAAGCATTCAATTTCACGGCCGGGAGATTGCCGGCCAGAAACCCCACCTCATCGCCGCTGCCGGCATTTCGCGCACCTTCCAGAATATCCGGCTGTTTGGCCGGATGAGTGTGCTCGATAATGTCCGGCTTGCCTTTCACCTGCAAAAAAAGTACAACCTTGTGGATGCCATTATCCGGAGCAAAAACTTTCAGCAGGAGGAGGAGCGCATTACCGGCCTGAGTCTTTCTTTGCTCAAGACCTTTGATTTAACCGCAGAGCAGCACAAGCTGGCCCGCGAGCTGCCCTACGGGCTCCAGCGCAGGGTCGAGATTGCCCGGGCGGTAGCCACCGGTGCCCGGCTTCTTCTCCTGGATGAGCCGGCAGCAGGCATGAACCGCGTCGAGACGGATGAGTTGATGGGTCTGATCCGGTGGATCCGCAGGGAATTCCCTCTGACCATCCTGCTCATCGAACATCAGATGAGGATGATCATGGAGATCAGCGAGAGGATCATTGTCCTGAATTTCGGGGAAAAGATTGCCGAGGGCACTCCCGAAGCGATTCAGAAAGATCCCAAAGTCATCGAGGCTTACCTTGGAGGAGGGAACCGGGGAAAAGGGCATGAAGGAGGAAGCCAGGGGGATGATGCTTAA
- a CDS encoding DUF4160 domain-containing protein — protein MPIISKFLGIIIAMYWDDHLPPHFHAKYGGYEIIVNILNGVIEGKFPKRALGHVLEWYELHKDELLEDWELCKKQEQPKPIEPLE, from the coding sequence ATGCCAATAATCAGCAAATTTCTTGGAATTATTATTGCAATGTATTGGGACGATCATTTACCTCCGCATTTTCACGCCAAATATGGAGGGTATGAAATTATAGTGAATATACTCAATGGAGTAATTGAAGGAAAGTTTCCCAAAAGAGCACTTGGACATGTTCTGGAGTGGTACGAGTTGCATAAAGATGAATTGCTGGAAGATTGGGAACTTTGTAAAAAGCAGGAACAACCAAAACCAATAGAACCATTGGAGTAA
- a CDS encoding DUF2442 domain-containing protein, translating into MILHVTNALYIGDYKVEVSFNDGRKGVADLSDALEGPVFKPLKDKSIFSQLKVDEVLETITWPNGADLAPEYIYFQAFKNKPEPELQAKFREWGYIGSEVK; encoded by the coding sequence ATGATATTACACGTTACGAATGCCCTCTATATTGGAGATTATAAGGTAGAAGTATCCTTTAATGATGGACGGAAAGGAGTGGCTGATTTATCAGATGCCTTGGAAGGGCCGGTTTTCAAGCCCTTGAAAGACAAGTCAATTTTTTCTCAACTGAAAGTTGATGAAGTTCTTGAAACTATTACCTGGCCAAATGGAGCTGATTTGGCTCCAGAGTATATATATTTTCAAGCATTTAAGAACAAACCCGAACCAGAATTGCAGGCAAAATTCAGGGAATGGGGATACATAGGAAGTGAAGTGAAATGA
- a CDS encoding branched-chain amino acid ABC transporter permease produces the protein MKTSPPTTYRSFYLGLTAAGLIVSLLVHFNILSRYYQQIFLFICINIVMTVSLNLINGFTGEFSIGHAAFMAIGAYTSCLVTTILFSAARWPGLWSVPLFLASVMLGGLISFALGYLVGLPILRLRGDYLAIVTLALVEVVRSGIKLTDELAVALDKVHLSALSRIAQKLGGPRGIGQIPGFTNIFWAVAFTLLTVSVIHRLLHSSYGRVFLSMREDNIAAEMMGVDLTRYKVLSFAIASFFAGCGGGLYAHALRYIHPDNFNFIKSIEYLVYLYLGGMGSLWGSIIAAGSMTFLLEFLRMANLQQWRLVIYPLILILVMLRKPEGLFKRDM, from the coding sequence ATGAAAACCTCCCCCCCCACAACCTATCGCTCCTTTTATCTTGGCCTGACCGCTGCCGGGCTCATCGTCAGCCTGCTGGTGCATTTCAACATTCTGAGCCGGTACTACCAGCAGATATTTCTGTTTATCTGCATCAATATCGTCATGACCGTCAGCCTGAATCTGATCAATGGCTTTACGGGAGAGTTCTCCATTGGCCATGCGGCTTTTATGGCTATCGGGGCCTACACTTCATGTCTGGTGACGACGATTCTTTTTTCTGCGGCCAGATGGCCGGGCCTGTGGTCGGTTCCGCTTTTTCTGGCATCAGTCATGCTGGGCGGGCTGATATCGTTTGCCCTGGGCTATCTGGTCGGGCTTCCCATCCTGCGGCTTCGGGGGGATTATCTGGCCATTGTCACCCTGGCTCTGGTCGAGGTAGTGCGATCGGGCATCAAGCTCACCGATGAGCTGGCTGTGGCGCTCGATAAGGTTCACCTGTCCGCCCTCAGCCGGATTGCCCAGAAACTCGGCGGCCCCAGGGGGATCGGGCAGATTCCGGGGTTTACCAACATTTTCTGGGCAGTAGCGTTCACGCTGCTGACGGTTTCGGTTATCCACCGGCTTCTGCATTCCAGCTATGGCCGCGTATTTCTCTCCATGAGGGAAGATAACATTGCCGCTGAAATGATGGGGGTCGATCTTACCCGCTACAAGGTGCTCTCCTTTGCCATAGCCAGCTTCTTTGCCGGTTGCGGGGGCGGGCTGTATGCCCATGCCCTGCGCTATATCCATCCGGATAACTTTAACTTTATCAAGTCCATCGAATATCTGGTGTATCTGTATCTGGGAGGGATGGGCAGCCTGTGGGGGTCGATCATCGCTGCCGGATCGATGACTTTCCTGCTGGAATTTTTACGCATGGCCAACCTCCAGCAATGGCGGCTGGTGATTTACCCATTGATTTTAATCCTGGTCATGCTCAGAAAACCCGAAGGGTTATTCAAAAGGGATATGTAA
- a CDS encoding ABC transporter ATP-binding protein, with the protein MLKVCNLDLRYQQIQAVKGLSFEVAGAETVALLGANGAGKSSILRAISGLIRPFGGEIFFEGINITRLASHEIVKLGIVHVPEGRGIFANLKVIENLEMAAFLRRDKKAIRQDLDRVFTLFPVLHQRQKQYGATLSGGEQQMLAIGRALLAGGKLILLDEPSLGLAPRIVENIFQIIARINQEGLSILLVEQNAQKALEISHRGYILETGSLVLADTAWNLANNQQVRKAYLGE; encoded by the coding sequence ATGCTTAAGGTCTGCAATCTCGATCTTCGCTACCAGCAGATTCAGGCGGTCAAGGGCCTTTCCTTCGAGGTGGCCGGGGCTGAAACCGTGGCCCTGCTCGGTGCCAACGGAGCCGGGAAAAGCAGCATCCTGCGGGCCATATCCGGCCTGATCCGCCCCTTCGGGGGTGAAATTTTCTTTGAGGGAATAAATATCACCCGCCTTGCTTCTCATGAGATCGTCAAACTGGGTATTGTCCATGTTCCGGAAGGCCGGGGAATCTTTGCCAACCTGAAGGTGATCGAAAACCTGGAAATGGCAGCTTTTCTGCGGCGGGACAAAAAAGCGATCAGACAGGACCTCGATCGTGTCTTCACCCTTTTTCCCGTACTCCACCAGCGGCAAAAGCAATACGGAGCCACCCTCTCCGGCGGAGAGCAGCAGATGCTGGCTATCGGCAGGGCTCTTTTGGCCGGAGGAAAGCTCATCCTGCTGGACGAACCCTCACTGGGGCTCGCTCCCCGGATCGTGGAAAATATCTTTCAGATTATTGCCAGAATCAATCAGGAGGGATTATCGATCCTGCTGGTTGAACAGAATGCCCAGAAAGCCCTGGAAATCTCTCACCGGGGGTATATTCTTGAAACCGGCAGCCTCGTTTTAGCTGATACAGCCTGGAATCTGGCCAATAATCAACAGGTCCGCAAGGCTTACCTGGGAGAGTAA